Proteins encoded within one genomic window of Spirochaeta isovalerica:
- a CDS encoding VWA domain-containing protein, protein MTIGNSGALFLLLLIPLIILLHILFRRMESTKVSSLLIWEKVRKKRKYRIPSFLILLLQILTVTILSLSLADIKVPFTIPLRRENSVLLIDNSASMNVVEDGKSRLEDAKEKAINVIRGSLGEAMIVTSSFPPKIVSSYSQNHDELIDAINSIEATDLVNGIEEAMKIASASVTPEGSIIMISDGAFDYLPSETDNFKFIRAGKEYTGNTALTDFYLREKANSKSYELYLQISNFSDESVEFEAEIMTGNEIIEILSGNLDPWSDTREIIELEAEPESEISAVLKGKDLLDSDNRASAYISSNSRKRILLVTPGNFFLEKALESIPEIYLERFSGMQGNDESIAANTVPMLYNSAGIPMQDIPDNFDLVIYDRIPPRKNNPNGRFMYIDILPSGIRDERDKVRPQAVAISERHPVTDSLDLSGISILQARAPLAGPNIRELVSGGNTGLLYALESRFLKFVYIPFDLTDSDLPLNSSFPVLISNAVNWLTEGYARKEINQSGTGEPLSVGIPDPLYRTANVTLPTGQKLTNEGNRFIETVHTGLYKVEYGDDFQFFSVNLNNSDESDISSRFPEVTEEDREEKTGEYKFPLMSLLLILALAALSTEWMFQEAKW, encoded by the coding sequence GTGACCATCGGAAACAGCGGCGCATTGTTTCTTCTGCTGCTCATACCATTGATAATATTGCTCCACATTCTTTTTCGAAGAATGGAATCGACAAAAGTTTCTTCTTTGCTAATCTGGGAAAAAGTGCGAAAGAAAAGAAAATACAGGATTCCCTCTTTCCTCATTCTCCTCCTTCAAATATTGACAGTGACAATTCTTTCGCTGTCCCTGGCAGATATAAAAGTTCCTTTCACTATTCCTCTGCGCCGAGAGAATTCTGTTCTTCTCATAGACAATTCGGCCAGTATGAATGTAGTGGAGGATGGAAAAAGCCGCCTCGAAGATGCAAAGGAAAAGGCTATCAATGTCATCAGGGGTTCTCTGGGCGAGGCTATGATCGTAACCTCATCCTTTCCGCCGAAGATAGTCAGTTCCTACAGTCAGAACCATGATGAATTGATTGACGCTATCAATTCGATCGAGGCGACAGATCTTGTCAACGGGATTGAAGAAGCCATGAAAATAGCCAGCGCCTCGGTAACGCCGGAAGGTTCGATCATAATGATCAGCGATGGAGCATTCGATTATCTGCCTTCAGAAACGGATAATTTTAAATTTATCCGCGCCGGAAAAGAATACACTGGCAATACAGCCCTGACCGATTTCTACTTGAGAGAGAAAGCCAACAGCAAAAGCTATGAACTCTATCTCCAGATCAGTAATTTTTCAGATGAGTCAGTTGAGTTCGAGGCTGAAATCATGACCGGAAATGAAATCATTGAGATTTTGAGCGGGAATCTGGACCCCTGGTCAGATACAAGGGAGATTATAGAACTAGAAGCTGAACCGGAATCGGAAATCAGTGCGGTGCTGAAAGGGAAAGATTTACTCGATAGCGATAACAGAGCGTCGGCTTATATAAGCTCCAACAGCCGAAAAAGGATTCTTCTCGTCACCCCGGGGAATTTCTTTCTGGAAAAAGCCCTGGAATCCATACCTGAAATATACCTGGAGAGATTTTCCGGAATGCAGGGAAACGATGAATCAATTGCGGCAAATACGGTTCCGATGCTCTATAATTCAGCGGGAATACCCATGCAGGATATCCCTGATAATTTTGATCTTGTAATATATGACAGAATCCCTCCCCGGAAAAATAATCCAAACGGCCGCTTTATGTATATAGATATTCTTCCGTCGGGCATTAGAGACGAGAGGGACAAAGTCAGACCCCAGGCTGTCGCGATCTCAGAACGACACCCTGTCACTGACTCTCTGGATCTTTCGGGTATTTCGATTTTGCAGGCCCGGGCTCCTCTGGCCGGACCGAACATCAGAGAGCTCGTTTCCGGAGGCAACACCGGGCTTTTATATGCCCTCGAAAGCCGTTTTCTGAAATTTGTCTATATACCATTTGATCTTACGGACAGCGATCTCCCCTTGAACTCCTCATTTCCCGTACTTATAAGCAATGCCGTAAATTGGCTTACCGAAGGTTATGCAAGAAAAGAGATAAATCAGTCCGGTACCGGTGAACCTTTAAGCGTCGGAATTCCCGATCCATTATACAGAACAGCTAACGTGACCCTTCCAACTGGACAAAAACTGACAAATGAAGGAAACCGGTTTATAGAAACGGTACATACGGGGCTTTATAAAGTCGAGTATGGAGACGACTTTCAGTTTTTCTCGGTAAACCTTAACAACAGTGACGAATCAGATATCTCTTCCCGCTTTCCTGAGGTTACCGAAGAGGACCGGGAGGAAAAGACAGGAGAATACAAATTCCCCCTTATGTCACTTCTCCTTATACTGGCTCTCGCTGCACTTTCCACGGAATGGATGTTCCAGGAGGCAAAATGGTAA
- a CDS encoding DUF58 domain-containing protein has translation MTDSILFDRDFLRKLEQFSILSKKLRKGAVRGEHRVIHRGMSTEFHDYRNYNSGDDLRYIDWNIYGRLEKLLIKIFSGEEDQSVHILLDTSLSMNDGNPAKMDYAKKIAGALAYIAVHSLDRVGITSFSDRMGEMYVPERRLSSLRTLFSYLEAIEADGSTEFNRALREYALKVKRPGTAVIISDLLDAKGYEEGLLSLIYRKFDVIVLQVLSEEELSPRLYGSYRLIDAESGEKLSISADKKFMDEYDTELASWFSSIELFCRKKRIDYIRSGNLVPIEDFLLRYLREGGMIG, from the coding sequence ATGACCGATTCCATTCTCTTCGACAGGGATTTCCTCAGAAAGCTTGAGCAGTTCTCCATACTCAGTAAAAAACTTCGCAAAGGGGCCGTAAGAGGCGAACACAGAGTGATACACAGAGGCATGAGTACGGAATTTCACGATTACCGCAATTATAACAGCGGTGATGATTTGCGCTATATAGACTGGAATATCTACGGGCGTCTTGAAAAACTGCTCATTAAGATTTTTTCCGGAGAGGAAGATCAGTCTGTCCATATTCTCCTGGATACAAGCCTTTCCATGAACGACGGCAACCCCGCAAAAATGGATTATGCAAAAAAAATAGCAGGAGCACTGGCTTATATTGCAGTCCACAGTCTCGATAGAGTCGGAATAACGTCTTTCTCCGACAGAATGGGAGAAATGTACGTCCCCGAAAGAAGGTTATCGAGCCTGCGAACACTGTTCTCCTACCTGGAAGCGATTGAAGCCGATGGTTCGACGGAGTTTAACAGGGCGCTCCGGGAATATGCCTTGAAAGTCAAAAGACCCGGAACTGCCGTTATCATCTCCGACTTACTGGATGCAAAGGGTTATGAAGAGGGTCTATTATCACTCATTTACCGCAAATTCGATGTTATCGTTCTCCAGGTCCTTTCGGAAGAGGAATTGTCTCCCCGGCTTTACGGATCATACAGACTTATTGATGCGGAAAGCGGCGAGAAACTGAGTATTTCCGCAGATAAGAAATTTATGGATGAATATGATACGGAACTGGCTTCCTGGTTCTCCTCCATCGAGCTTTTCTGCCGGAAGAAAAGAATTGATTATATCCGCTCGGGCAACCTGGTTCCCATTGAGGATTTCCTGTTGAGATATTTGAGAGAAGGAGGAATGATAGGGTGA
- a CDS encoding response regulator: MTRILIIDDDPTIRFSLSSHFSDYDYEVYEADDASEGLEIMEKEKVDAVIVDLRMPGISGDQFIRNIYETYEGTVFLIHTGSTEFTLPDELAEYDRVSNRVFLKPVFDLEEMNREIETLLKKG; the protein is encoded by the coding sequence ATGACAAGAATACTGATTATTGATGATGATCCCACCATACGATTCAGCCTCTCCAGTCACTTTTCCGATTACGACTACGAAGTCTATGAAGCGGATGATGCTTCTGAGGGCCTGGAAATAATGGAAAAGGAAAAAGTTGACGCTGTAATTGTCGACCTCCGGATGCCGGGTATTTCCGGCGATCAGTTCATTCGGAATATTTATGAAACATATGAAGGTACGGTCTTTCTGATTCATACGGGATCGACCGAATTCACACTGCCCGATGAGTTAGCTGAATATGACAGAGTTTCCAATAGAGTTTTTCTTAAACCGGTTTTTGACCTTGAGGAAATGAACCGGGAGATCGAGACTCTGCTCAAAAAAGGTTAG
- a CDS encoding AAA family ATPase — translation MMSETAEIKKEDVESFIANFELLKNEISKAVIGHSELLENILVCLLAGGHALIEGVPGLGKTHLIKTMGSVLGLETSRIQFTPDLMPADIIGTNVLMKDEEGSNSIRFSSGPVFSQVILADEINRATPKTQSALLEAMQERQVTVGGVSHKLDEPFIVLATQNPIEMEGTYPLPEAQLDRFFFKLIVRYPDSGELARIADLTTGISMPELDVLADEKKITSMKALIRSVPVPEEVRDFAVSLLKATHPESEAGSFSRFIRYGASPRGLQSMILAGKVYALVSGRYNVSMEDIKKAAYPSLRHRIILSFEGEAESITPDSIVESILKSL, via the coding sequence ATGATGAGTGAAACAGCGGAAATAAAGAAAGAGGATGTCGAATCCTTTATCGCAAACTTTGAACTGTTGAAGAATGAGATATCCAAAGCTGTAATCGGGCATAGCGAGCTGCTGGAAAATATTCTCGTCTGTCTTCTCGCAGGGGGCCATGCACTTATCGAAGGTGTTCCCGGTCTGGGAAAGACTCATCTGATAAAAACGATGGGTTCTGTTTTGGGCCTGGAGACATCGCGGATCCAGTTCACCCCCGACCTTATGCCCGCCGACATCATAGGAACGAATGTCCTAATGAAAGACGAGGAAGGAAGCAACTCCATCCGTTTCAGCAGCGGACCGGTCTTTTCCCAGGTTATACTGGCCGACGAAATCAACAGAGCGACTCCCAAAACTCAGTCCGCCCTTCTTGAAGCGATGCAGGAACGACAGGTGACTGTAGGTGGTGTTTCTCATAAGCTGGATGAACCTTTTATCGTTCTGGCGACGCAAAACCCCATAGAAATGGAGGGGACCTATCCTCTTCCCGAAGCACAGCTGGACCGTTTCTTCTTCAAGCTGATTGTCCGGTATCCCGATAGCGGGGAGCTGGCCCGCATTGCGGATCTGACCACCGGCATTTCCATGCCGGAGCTTGACGTTCTTGCTGATGAGAAAAAAATAACCTCCATGAAAGCTCTGATCCGTTCCGTTCCTGTTCCCGAAGAAGTACGGGACTTCGCCGTATCCCTGCTGAAGGCGACCCATCCCGAATCGGAAGCCGGTTCCTTCAGTCGATTCATTAGATACGGAGCCTCCCCCCGTGGACTGCAGAGCATGATTCTGGCAGGCAAAGTATACGCTCTGGTAAGCGGCCGCTACAATGTAAGCATGGAGGATATCAAAAAGGCAGCTTATCCATCGCTCCGGCACAGAATCATATTGAGTTTCGAAGGCGAGGCAGAAAGCATAACTCCCGACAGCATTGTCGAATCCATATTGAAGTCGCTATGA
- a CDS encoding VWA domain-containing protein, whose amino-acid sequence MVTAPLYLLLMLIPVYFLIKFRKKRRDKSARASIILYFLSFTFLVLALAGFGIIREKSRDYTIFVIDVSDSVSAKAREEAAEIINSRLSELEPEDFAGIVLFGNEGMIERNLQNNLRHVTWESRVSGRATNIEEAIYKAIGMFPEEGKRSILLFSDGLENLGNGRNAAVRAASAGIRIYTVPLYSEKPESEVYIQDFIVPGKISVNQIHDYTLIVGSTVRTAARVTFFRDGTYMGEERIQIYNGLNTFTYSSRLEEAGIHEYRALIEPDTDTYMENNSMTVPVTVSGEPKIMIVSESDSPYLAEALAVQNIDSDIVKPRMIPGTAGRLLEYESIIFDNIPSGSVSISTMELIKDYVKNKGGGFIMVGGNKSFGAGGYYDTPLEEILPVDMDVTSSLQIPSLTMIMVIDRSGSMKSAVERGVIKLDVAKEAVMEAVEILNPFYRVGIIAFDTDFYFAVPMIEAKEVDAIRNQLMLVEPKGGTSLYPAMEAAYKELLSSDSAVRHMIILSDGLSEDGEFESLTKEIGDQGITVSTVSVGMDSDRDLMENIALWGGGRSYYSSDIRDVPRIFASESFIVSRAHIVEETFLPGESIRHEIIEGMDEPFPALDGFVLTYPKSGAMHILTSNENHPLLSAWNYGLGKTASWSSDFSGRWGSRLVSWDKFPRFAAQLIRWVERPVTEQNLTFSFSGTGNHRILVINAEDKESNYINKLNLQAIITSPDGSEQILDVFQRGPGLYRASFDLPAEGTSLITVYDKENRIEPEVTGISIPYSSEFRPMNEDFSLLVELAEFTGGTLINTGNPDFSIIDSEDKSGTKDMKEPLVMAALILFLANIVIRLLSGRKTIKKEISEAEDLIDLRLKIDKGKQETLYRRRKDRFWFG is encoded by the coding sequence ATGGTAACAGCTCCCCTCTATCTGCTTCTCATGCTAATCCCTGTTTACTTCCTCATAAAATTCCGTAAAAAACGTCGTGATAAAAGCGCCAGAGCCTCGATCATTCTCTATTTTCTCAGCTTCACATTCCTGGTTCTGGCTTTGGCAGGATTCGGAATCATCAGAGAAAAGAGCAGAGACTACACGATTTTTGTAATTGATGTATCGGACAGCGTTTCGGCGAAAGCGAGAGAGGAAGCAGCCGAAATCATCAACAGCAGATTAAGCGAGCTGGAACCTGAAGATTTTGCCGGAATAGTCCTTTTCGGAAATGAGGGAATGATTGAACGGAATCTCCAGAACAATCTGCGGCATGTGACATGGGAGTCAAGAGTTTCGGGAAGAGCCACCAATATTGAAGAAGCAATATACAAAGCCATCGGGATGTTTCCGGAAGAAGGGAAAAGATCCATTTTATTATTTTCCGACGGACTGGAAAATCTGGGGAACGGCAGGAACGCCGCTGTCAGAGCGGCTTCAGCGGGAATCAGAATTTATACGGTTCCCCTCTACTCTGAAAAACCTGAGTCGGAAGTGTATATCCAGGATTTCATTGTACCGGGTAAGATCTCAGTAAATCAGATCCACGATTACACCCTCATAGTCGGAAGCACCGTCCGGACCGCGGCAAGAGTGACATTTTTCCGCGACGGAACCTATATGGGTGAAGAGCGGATACAAATCTATAACGGTTTGAACACATTCACCTACTCGTCGAGACTTGAGGAAGCGGGGATTCATGAGTACAGAGCCCTGATAGAGCCGGACACCGATACCTATATGGAAAATAATTCCATGACGGTTCCCGTAACCGTTTCGGGAGAACCTAAAATCATGATCGTCAGCGAATCGGACAGCCCGTACCTGGCTGAGGCACTGGCTGTTCAGAATATAGACTCCGACATAGTGAAACCGCGCATGATTCCGGGAACGGCAGGGAGACTGCTGGAATATGAGAGCATCATATTTGACAACATACCCTCAGGCTCCGTATCGATTTCCACAATGGAATTGATCAAGGATTATGTTAAGAACAAAGGCGGCGGTTTCATCATGGTCGGAGGCAATAAAAGCTTCGGAGCCGGAGGCTACTACGATACTCCGCTGGAAGAAATTCTCCCCGTCGATATGGATGTGACCTCGTCGCTTCAAATTCCAAGCTTGACAATGATTATGGTTATCGACCGCTCCGGCAGTATGAAAAGCGCTGTCGAAAGAGGTGTGATCAAACTGGATGTGGCGAAAGAAGCCGTTATGGAAGCTGTAGAGATACTCAATCCTTTCTACAGGGTCGGGATAATTGCTTTCGATACAGATTTCTACTTTGCCGTTCCCATGATCGAGGCAAAAGAAGTCGATGCCATCCGAAACCAGCTGATGCTCGTCGAACCCAAAGGCGGAACTTCGCTCTACCCCGCCATGGAAGCGGCATACAAGGAACTTCTTTCATCAGACTCGGCGGTTCGCCATATGATAATCCTCTCTGACGGACTTTCCGAAGACGGCGAGTTTGAAAGCTTGACTAAAGAGATCGGAGACCAAGGCATTACCGTATCCACTGTTTCAGTAGGTATGGATTCTGACAGAGATCTTATGGAAAACATTGCCCTATGGGGAGGAGGAAGGAGCTATTATTCTTCAGATATTCGGGATGTTCCGCGCATATTCGCATCTGAGTCGTTTATCGTTTCAAGGGCGCACATAGTCGAAGAGACATTCCTTCCCGGAGAAAGCATCCGGCACGAAATCATAGAAGGAATGGACGAACCCTTCCCGGCTCTTGACGGTTTTGTTCTAACCTATCCCAAATCCGGAGCCATGCATATCCTCACGTCCAATGAAAACCATCCGCTCTTATCTGCCTGGAATTACGGATTGGGCAAGACAGCTTCATGGAGTTCCGATTTTTCAGGAAGATGGGGGAGCCGACTGGTGTCCTGGGATAAATTCCCCCGGTTCGCAGCCCAATTGATCCGATGGGTGGAACGGCCGGTAACGGAGCAGAATCTCACCTTCTCTTTTTCCGGAACGGGCAATCATCGCATTCTGGTCATCAATGCTGAAGACAAAGAATCAAACTACATAAATAAGCTGAATTTGCAGGCCATTATAACCTCTCCCGACGGATCGGAACAAATTCTCGACGTTTTTCAGAGAGGACCGGGACTTTACAGAGCCTCTTTTGATTTACCTGCAGAAGGAACGAGTCTCATTACTGTTTATGACAAAGAAAACAGGATTGAACCGGAAGTGACAGGAATAAGCATCCCCTACTCTTCTGAATTCAGGCCAATGAACGAAGACTTTTCTCTTCTGGTCGAACTGGCTGAATTTACCGGCGGAACACTTATCAACACCGGAAATCCCGATTTTTCCATTATAGATTCGGAAGACAAAAGCGGAACAAAAGATATGAAAGAACCGCTTGTTATGGCAGCTTTGATCCTTTTCCTGGCCAATATCGTCATACGGCTTCTGTCTGGACGGAAAACGATCAAGAAAGAGATATCGGAAGCAGAAGATCTGATAGATTTAAGACTTAAAATTGATAAGGGGAAACAGGAGACTTTGTACAGAAGAAGAAAAGACCGATTCTGGTTCGGCTAA
- a CDS encoding prepilin-type N-terminal cleavage/methylation domain-containing protein yields MNLFKALSNDDGYTFVEVLVAIAIISLSGFVLWAGISRGMSFAEKIRIRNRENSEIAFFEYLFREEIGKIGLPYYESGFEEYDGVFQEENLLIIERGAEKISFLNLSFADLKQTESYAEIHLHTVSGKDIMIKAPYGKYPLSGITADE; encoded by the coding sequence ATGAACTTATTCAAAGCACTATCTAATGATGATGGATATACTTTTGTAGAAGTTCTGGTCGCAATCGCCATTATTTCACTATCGGGGTTTGTTCTCTGGGCCGGAATCAGCCGCGGAATGTCATTCGCTGAAAAAATACGCATCAGAAATAGAGAGAATTCCGAAATAGCTTTTTTTGAATACCTTTTCCGCGAAGAAATCGGCAAAATCGGTCTACCTTATTATGAATCGGGATTTGAAGAATATGATGGCGTTTTTCAGGAGGAAAATCTGCTGATCATTGAAAGGGGCGCGGAGAAGATTTCCTTTCTTAATTTAAGCTTTGCCGATCTGAAACAGACGGAGTCCTATGCCGAGATTCATCTTCATACCGTAAGCGGAAAAGACATTATGATAAAAGCGCCATACGGAAAGTACCCCTTATCCGGAATCACCGCCGATGAATAA